A DNA window from Mesorhizobium sp. C432A contains the following coding sequences:
- a CDS encoding flagellar basal body P-ring protein FlgI has translation MRRGAALLLAAVVGLQPALADGLTPKQKRDLAGQNGGAFVDPEYDPATTNRMFRVSNGPSSLPPGQVASRIKDIAQLQASRDNQLVGYGLVIGLAGSGDSLRNSPFTEQSIRAMLENLGIATEGGSARAKNVAAVIVTANMPPYVQSGARIDIDVSSMGDATSLAGGTLIMTPLKAADGEIYAVGQGSVIVSGFTAQGDAEKLTQGVPTAGRVPNGAIVERTVRAEFEDQALLTLQLRNPDFSTAVRIADAINGYTSQRFGMRVAAERDARTVQIRRPKNVSAARFYAEIENLVVETDTPARVVIDERTGTIVIGNEVKISRVAISHGTLTVRITEQPKIVQPEPFSKGVTAEEPFTTIDATRPDARVNVLDGPNLETLVSGLNRLGVKPDGIIAILQGIKSAGALQADLVLQ, from the coding sequence ATGAGACGCGGAGCTGCCCTTCTGCTCGCGGCCGTTGTCGGCCTGCAGCCGGCGCTGGCCGACGGTCTTACGCCGAAGCAAAAGCGCGATCTTGCCGGCCAGAATGGCGGCGCCTTTGTCGATCCCGAATACGATCCGGCCACCACCAACCGCATGTTCAGGGTCTCCAACGGCCCAAGCTCTCTGCCACCCGGCCAGGTCGCATCGCGCATCAAGGACATTGCGCAGCTGCAGGCTTCGCGCGACAACCAGCTCGTCGGCTACGGCCTCGTCATCGGCCTCGCCGGATCGGGCGACAGCCTGCGCAATTCGCCCTTCACCGAACAGTCGATCCGCGCCATGCTCGAAAATCTCGGCATCGCCACCGAAGGTGGCAGCGCGCGGGCCAAGAACGTCGCCGCCGTCATCGTCACCGCCAACATGCCGCCTTACGTGCAGTCGGGCGCCCGCATCGACATCGACGTCTCCTCCATGGGCGACGCCACATCGCTTGCCGGCGGCACGCTGATAATGACGCCACTGAAGGCGGCCGATGGCGAGATCTATGCTGTCGGGCAAGGCTCGGTCATCGTTTCCGGCTTCACCGCCCAAGGCGATGCCGAAAAGCTGACGCAGGGCGTGCCGACGGCCGGCCGCGTGCCCAACGGCGCCATCGTCGAGCGCACGGTGCGCGCCGAATTCGAGGACCAGGCGCTGCTCACCTTGCAATTGCGCAACCCCGATTTCTCCACTGCCGTTCGCATCGCCGACGCCATCAACGGCTACACCTCGCAACGCTTCGGCATGCGCGTGGCGGCGGAGCGCGATGCACGTACCGTGCAGATCAGGCGGCCGAAGAATGTTTCGGCGGCGCGCTTCTACGCCGAGATCGAGAATTTGGTGGTCGAGACCGACACGCCGGCACGCGTCGTCATCGACGAACGCACCGGCACCATCGTCATCGGCAACGAGGTCAAGATCTCGCGGGTGGCGATCAGCCACGGCACGCTCACCGTGCGCATCACCGAACAGCCGAAGATCGTCCAGCCGGAACCGTTCTCCAAGGGCGTGACAGCGGAGGAACCCTTCACCACCATCGATGCCACGCGGCCTGACGCCCGCGTCAATGTGCTCGACGGACCGAACCTCGAAACGCTGGTGTCGGGCCTCAACCGTCTCGGCGTCAAGCCGGACGGCATCATTGCCATTTTGCAAGGCATCAAGTCGGCCGGCGCTTTGCAGGCCGATCTGGTTCTCCAATAG
- a CDS encoding flagellar basal body-associated FliL family protein translates to MANVEQVQQKKGPSLVIQLAMLLAMTGAAIGMGWMSGGYLKGVGGPVPVPAAPENQSNAEQPSKAAEHAPGTGPTLVQLAPITTNLASPADTWIRLEASVVYDAPQPPELTESIHQDLLAMVRTLKMHQIEGASGYQHLKADLEERAAIRSGGHAKQVLIRTLLLE, encoded by the coding sequence GTGGCAAATGTCGAACAGGTTCAGCAAAAAAAGGGCCCGTCGCTTGTCATCCAGCTTGCGATGCTGCTGGCGATGACGGGCGCCGCGATCGGCATGGGCTGGATGTCCGGCGGCTATCTGAAGGGCGTCGGGGGACCGGTGCCGGTGCCCGCCGCGCCCGAGAACCAGTCCAACGCCGAGCAACCGAGCAAGGCGGCCGAACATGCGCCCGGCACCGGGCCGACGCTTGTCCAGCTGGCGCCGATCACCACCAATCTGGCTTCGCCTGCCGACACCTGGATAAGGCTGGAAGCGTCGGTGGTCTACGATGCGCCGCAGCCGCCGGAACTTACCGAAAGCATTCACCAGGACCTGCTTGCCATGGTCCGCACCCTGAAGATGCATCAGATCGAAGGCGCCAGCGGCTACCAGCATTTGAAAGCCGACCTCGAGGAGCGCGCCGCAATCCGCAGCGGTGGCCATGCCAAACAGGTTCTGATCAGGACATTGCTGCTCGAATGA
- the fliP gene encoding flagellar type III secretion system pore protein FliP (The bacterial flagellar biogenesis protein FliP forms a type III secretion system (T3SS)-type pore required for flagellar assembly.), with product MRKLVLAAAIVVAATSVAAAQQLDLGGIGKADGATVGYIIQMFGLITVLSVAPGLLIMVTSFTRFVIAFSILRAGIGLQSTPANLILISLSLFMTFYVMAPTFDQAWNTGVKPLMDNQISQTEAFEKISDPFRTFMLHNVRDKDFDLFADLARERGQVVARDTVDLRILVPAFMISEIRRGFEIGFLIVLPFLVIDLIVATITMAMGMMMLPPTVVSLPFKILFFVLIDGWNLLVGSLVRSFT from the coding sequence ATGAGAAAACTCGTCCTCGCCGCCGCGATCGTCGTCGCCGCCACCTCTGTCGCCGCCGCCCAGCAGCTCGATCTCGGCGGCATCGGCAAGGCCGACGGCGCCACCGTCGGCTATATCATCCAGATGTTCGGTCTGATCACCGTGCTGTCGGTGGCGCCGGGCCTGTTGATCATGGTGACGAGCTTCACCCGCTTCGTCATCGCCTTCTCGATCCTGCGCGCCGGCATCGGCCTGCAGTCGACGCCGGCCAATCTGATCCTGATCTCGCTGTCGCTGTTCATGACCTTCTACGTCATGGCGCCGACCTTCGACCAGGCCTGGAACACCGGCGTCAAGCCGCTGATGGACAACCAGATCAGCCAGACCGAGGCGTTCGAAAAGATTTCGGACCCGTTCCGCACCTTCATGCTGCACAATGTCCGCGACAAGGACTTCGACCTGTTCGCCGATCTCGCCCGCGAACGCGGCCAGGTCGTTGCCAGGGACACCGTCGACCTGCGCATCCTGGTGCCGGCCTTCATGATCTCCGAAATCCGCCGCGGCTTCGAGATCGGCTTCCTGATCGTGCTGCCGTTCCTCGTCATCGACCTGATCGTCGCCACCATCACCATGGCCATGGGCATGATGATGCTGCCGCCGACCGTCGTTTCGCTGCCCTTCAAGATCCTGTTCTTCGTCCTCATCGACGGCTGGAACCTGCTTGTCGGCAGCCTGGTGCGCTCCTTCACCTGA
- the flgC gene encoding flagellar basal body rod protein FlgC has product MDALTSALKIAASGLSAQSDRLRVVSENLANAQSTGNTPGADPYRRKTISFVSELDRASGGTTVEVNSIDRDPSDFPVEFQPGNEAADDKGYVKMPNVNVLVEMADMSEANRSYEANLQVIKQARDLISMTIDLMRNQ; this is encoded by the coding sequence ATGGACGCCTTGACCTCAGCCCTCAAGATCGCCGCGTCCGGCCTCAGCGCCCAGTCGGACCGCTTGCGCGTCGTCTCGGAAAATCTCGCCAACGCGCAGTCGACCGGCAACACCCCGGGCGCTGACCCCTATCGCCGCAAGACCATCAGTTTCGTCTCGGAACTCGACCGTGCCTCCGGTGGCACGACAGTTGAGGTCAACTCCATCGACCGCGACCCCAGCGACTTTCCCGTCGAATTCCAGCCCGGCAACGAGGCCGCCGACGACAAGGGCTACGTCAAGATGCCCAATGTCAACGTGCTGGTCGAGATGGCCGACATGAGCGAGGCCAACCGCTCCTACGAAGCCAACCTTCAGGTCATCAAGCAGGCGCGTGATCTGATCTCCATGACCATCGACCTGATGAGGAACCAGTAA
- the flgH gene encoding flagellar basal body L-ring protein FlgH: MKSHILALVATASLAGCASDPREIGREPALSPVGTGITGSVNAPYSYPETPAAPVKKFSLWDDRQSRLFTDPRALRDGDILTVRIKLNDKANFKNQNDRSRTAGRKLGYDVNLGWEGATTSGKGDAGLSSTTETNADGEIKRSENLELNVAAVVTEVLPNGNLMIRGSQEVRVNYELRVLTIAGMVRPSDIGAENTISYERIAEARISYGGRGRVSEIQQPAYGQQILDQVLPF; encoded by the coding sequence ATGAAGTCGCATATTCTCGCCCTGGTCGCCACGGCTTCACTTGCCGGATGCGCCTCCGACCCCAGGGAGATCGGCAGGGAGCCGGCGCTGTCGCCGGTTGGCACCGGCATTACCGGCAGCGTCAATGCGCCCTACTCCTATCCCGAAACGCCAGCCGCGCCGGTGAAGAAATTCTCGCTGTGGGACGATCGCCAGAGCCGGTTGTTCACCGACCCACGCGCGCTGCGCGACGGCGACATCCTGACCGTCAGGATCAAGCTCAACGACAAGGCCAACTTCAAGAACCAGAACGACCGCAGCCGCACCGCCGGGCGCAAGCTCGGCTATGACGTCAACCTCGGATGGGAAGGTGCCACCACCAGCGGCAAGGGCGACGCCGGCTTGAGTTCCACCACCGAAACCAATGCGGACGGCGAAATCAAGCGCTCGGAGAACCTCGAGCTCAACGTCGCCGCCGTCGTCACCGAAGTCCTGCCCAACGGCAATCTGATGATCCGGGGCTCACAGGAGGTGCGCGTCAATTACGAGCTCAGGGTGCTGACCATCGCCGGCATGGTGCGTCCATCCGATATCGGCGCTGAAAACACCATCTCTTATGAACGCATCGCCGAGGCGCGCATCTCCTATGGCGGCCGCGGCCGCGTCAGCGAAATCCAGCAGCCCGCTTACGGTCAGCAGATCCTCGACCAAGTCCTCCCCTTTTAG
- the flgF gene encoding flagellar basal-body rod protein FlgF has protein sequence MQDSLYVALSSQIALERRLDTIADNVANASTIGFRATGVKFEDVVSGSGPKSVSFASSGKTYLSGAHGAMTQTGNPFDFAVQGDAWFGIDTPAGTVMTRDGRFSMNENGELMSLEGHPVLDAGGAPIQLDPRDGPPKAGADGSLRQGDKLVGAIGLFNFDPGPNFVRYGNSGIVPARAPEPVTDRSDLGVAQGYVEESNVNPVLEMTRLIMVQRAFENTAALMRQTDASTDDAIKTLGSKS, from the coding sequence ATGCAGGACAGCCTTTACGTCGCCCTTTCCTCGCAGATCGCGCTTGAGCGCCGTCTCGACACCATCGCCGATAATGTCGCCAACGCCTCGACCATCGGCTTTCGCGCCACCGGCGTGAAGTTCGAGGATGTCGTCTCCGGCAGCGGCCCCAAATCGGTGTCCTTCGCCTCCTCCGGCAAGACCTATTTGTCCGGCGCGCATGGCGCGATGACGCAGACCGGCAACCCGTTCGACTTCGCCGTCCAGGGCGATGCCTGGTTCGGCATCGACACCCCGGCCGGCACCGTGATGACGCGCGACGGACGCTTTTCGATGAACGAGAACGGCGAGTTGATGTCGCTCGAAGGCCATCCGGTGCTCGACGCCGGCGGTGCGCCGATCCAGCTCGACCCGCGCGACGGCCCACCCAAGGCGGGCGCCGACGGCTCGCTGCGCCAGGGCGACAAGCTCGTCGGCGCCATCGGCCTGTTCAATTTCGATCCCGGCCCGAATTTCGTCCGCTACGGCAATTCTGGCATCGTGCCCGCGCGTGCGCCGGAGCCGGTCACCGACCGTTCCGATCTCGGCGTCGCGCAGGGCTATGTCGAGGAATCCAACGTCAATCCGGTGCTGGAGATGACGCGCCTGATCATGGTCCAGCGCGCCTTCGAGAACACGGCGGCGCTGATGCGCCAGACCGATGCCTCGACCGACGACGCCATCAAGACGCTCGGCTCCAAGTCGTAG
- a CDS encoding MotE family protein: MPMIDFFSQKQHRRSAALAACVIAATVLAGGTVRAEEAVRQVLPGGQQPAAVQQLVREKVPDESEIQRFCSNIADAARDRRYALQAGELKQLQAGIDLRMKALDDKRAEYEQWLKRREVFLARAEDGVVKIYAGMKPDAAAERLAMVNADLAAAILMKLDSRKAGVILNEMDQKAAATLTGIMASAARRVDPS; encoded by the coding sequence ATGCCGATGATCGATTTCTTTTCCCAAAAGCAGCACCGACGCAGCGCAGCCTTGGCAGCTTGCGTCATCGCCGCCACCGTCCTTGCCGGCGGCACTGTCCGCGCGGAAGAAGCGGTGCGGCAGGTTCTGCCTGGCGGGCAACAGCCGGCGGCAGTGCAGCAGCTGGTCCGCGAGAAGGTGCCCGATGAAAGCGAGATCCAGCGCTTCTGCTCCAACATCGCCGACGCCGCCCGCGACCGCCGTTACGCGCTGCAGGCCGGAGAGCTGAAGCAGCTGCAGGCCGGCATCGACCTGCGCATGAAGGCGCTGGACGACAAGCGCGCCGAATACGAGCAATGGCTGAAGCGGCGTGAAGTTTTCCTGGCCCGCGCCGAGGATGGCGTCGTCAAGATCTATGCCGGCATGAAACCGGATGCCGCGGCCGAGCGCCTGGCCATGGTCAACGCCGATCTCGCCGCCGCCATCCTGATGAAACTCGATTCGCGCAAAGCCGGCGTCATTCTCAACGAGATGGACCAGAAGGCAGCGGCCACACTCACCGGCATCATGGCCAGCGCGGCCCGAAGGGTAGATCCGTCATGA
- the flgA gene encoding flagellar basal body P-ring formation chaperone FlgA, producing the protein MLSPASRSALCRTALMLALVAGGVPAFAQESADQQTTTQVASSQATGEIVLIPNRVIYPGEMIDTGVLKPVTLLPGKHRPDAVATRAMELQGKVAKRTLLPGRYIPVAAIRDAWLVEQGADVQVYFIAGDLTISATAVSLQPGAAGDLIKVRNTDSGKIFSGTVMADGTIRVSAS; encoded by the coding sequence ATGCTCTCTCCGGCCTCCCGCTCCGCGCTTTGCCGCACCGCGCTGATGCTCGCGCTGGTAGCCGGCGGTGTGCCGGCGTTTGCCCAGGAGAGCGCAGACCAGCAGACCACCACTCAGGTCGCGAGCAGTCAGGCAACCGGCGAGATCGTTCTGATCCCCAACCGGGTCATTTATCCCGGCGAGATGATCGACACCGGCGTGCTGAAACCGGTGACGCTGCTCCCCGGCAAGCACAGGCCAGATGCGGTCGCCACGCGGGCCATGGAACTCCAGGGCAAGGTCGCCAAGCGCACGCTGCTGCCCGGCCGCTATATCCCGGTCGCCGCCATCCGCGACGCCTGGCTGGTCGAACAGGGCGCCGACGTGCAGGTCTATTTCATCGCCGGCGACCTCACCATTTCGGCCACGGCGGTGTCGCTGCAGCCGGGTGCCGCCGGCGATTTGATAAAGGTCCGCAACACAGACAGCGGCAAGATCTTTTCCGGCACGGTGATGGCTGACGGCACCATCCGGGTCAGCGCGTCATGA
- the flgB gene encoding flagellar basal body rod protein FlgB, translating to MEPVNLFDLAAKQSQWLSVRQSAIAGNIANVNTPGYTAGDVEPFEKVLDRTAVSLTATQAGHLGTAATNAGFTVKPEETTGAIMPSKNTVVVENELMKAGEVRRSFELNTAIVKAFHSMMMMAVKS from the coding sequence ATGGAGCCCGTCAATCTTTTCGATCTCGCCGCCAAGCAGTCGCAATGGCTGTCGGTGCGCCAGTCGGCCATTGCCGGCAACATCGCCAACGTCAACACGCCGGGCTACACCGCCGGCGATGTCGAGCCGTTTGAGAAGGTGCTCGACCGCACGGCAGTGTCGCTGACCGCCACCCAGGCAGGCCACCTCGGCACTGCCGCCACTAATGCCGGCTTCACGGTCAAGCCAGAAGAGACGACCGGCGCCATCATGCCCTCGAAGAACACGGTCGTGGTCGAGAACGAACTGATGAAGGCCGGCGAGGTCCGCCGCTCGTTTGAACTCAACACCGCGATCGTCAAGGCCTTCCATTCGATGATGATGATGGCGGTGAAGAGCTGA
- a CDS encoding flagellar hook-basal body complex protein FliE has product MISGIGGIGSLPLKPEIGGADTTTDLFQGTRAPMAGSEIGATFAEALSQAASKTVNTLHNAEQVSIQALKGDADTRQVVDAVMSAQQALQTTIAIRDKVVSAYLEISRMGI; this is encoded by the coding sequence ATGATCAGCGGCATTGGCGGTATCGGATCGCTTCCCCTCAAGCCGGAGATCGGTGGCGCCGATACCACGACCGACCTGTTCCAGGGCACCAGGGCGCCGATGGCCGGCAGCGAAATCGGCGCCACCTTCGCCGAAGCGCTGAGCCAGGCTGCTTCAAAGACCGTCAACACCTTGCACAACGCCGAGCAGGTCTCGATCCAGGCGCTCAAGGGCGACGCCGATACCCGTCAGGTCGTCGACGCCGTCATGAGCGCCCAGCAGGCCCTGCAGACCACGATCGCCATCCGCGACAAGGTCGTCTCCGCCTATCTCGAAATCAGCCGTATGGGCATCTGA
- the fliI gene encoding flagellar protein export ATPase FliI produces MSSSKSSIRALERQPETAPENRLAALERIWRRFDDTETLLRRGGRVSEVSPTHYKVRGLSEVARLGDLVEQRGNAGTRRGEIVRIGRDEVVIAPFERSADAGIGDAVFRRGPLTVTPHASWRGRAIDALTRVIDGGPPLIRIGEAASGDGTTPGAMARQRVGTAFTTGVKVIDIFTPLCLGQRLGVFAGSGVGKSTLLAMLAGADAFDTVVVALIGERGREVREFLEDTIGAESMAKTVAVVATSDESAMMRRRAPDTAMRVAEHFRDQGHRVLLVLDSITRFAHALREVATGTGEPPVARGYPASVFTDLPKLLERAGPGAEGPGIKGQGSITAIISVLVDGDDHNDPVADSVRGILDGHVVLDRAIAEQGRYPPVNPLSSISRLADKAWSPEQRMLVTRLKSMISRFEDTRDIRLLGAYQGGADAGLDIAVRQVPLIYEALTQSPRDRASSDAFSDLARHLKGKQSVDAGD; encoded by the coding sequence ATGTCGAGCAGCAAATCATCGATACGCGCGCTTGAACGGCAACCGGAGACAGCACCGGAAAACCGGCTGGCTGCGCTGGAGCGGATCTGGCGCCGCTTCGATGACACCGAGACGTTGCTGCGGCGCGGCGGCCGTGTTTCGGAGGTTTCGCCAACGCATTACAAGGTGCGCGGCCTGTCTGAAGTCGCCAGGCTTGGCGACCTCGTCGAACAGCGCGGCAATGCCGGCACGCGCCGCGGCGAGATCGTCAGGATCGGCCGCGACGAAGTCGTCATCGCCCCTTTCGAACGCAGCGCCGACGCCGGCATCGGCGACGCCGTGTTTCGCCGCGGCCCGCTGACGGTAACGCCGCATGCTTCGTGGCGTGGGCGCGCCATCGACGCGCTGACCCGCGTCATCGACGGCGGCCCGCCGCTGATCAGGATCGGCGAGGCTGCGAGCGGCGACGGCACAACGCCCGGCGCCATGGCGCGGCAGCGCGTCGGCACCGCCTTCACGACCGGGGTCAAGGTCATCGACATCTTCACGCCGCTCTGCCTCGGCCAGCGCCTCGGCGTCTTTGCCGGTTCCGGCGTCGGCAAGTCGACGCTGCTCGCCATGCTGGCCGGCGCCGACGCCTTCGACACCGTGGTCGTGGCGCTGATCGGCGAGCGCGGCCGCGAGGTACGCGAATTCCTCGAAGACACGATCGGCGCAGAGAGCATGGCCAAGACGGTCGCCGTCGTCGCTACCAGCGACGAGAGCGCCATGATGCGCCGGCGCGCGCCGGATACCGCCATGCGCGTTGCCGAACATTTTCGCGACCAGGGCCATCGCGTGCTGCTGGTGCTGGATTCGATTACCCGCTTTGCCCATGCGCTGCGCGAGGTAGCGACCGGCACCGGCGAGCCGCCGGTCGCCCGCGGCTATCCCGCTTCGGTTTTCACCGACCTGCCCAAGCTGCTCGAACGCGCTGGCCCGGGCGCTGAAGGCCCCGGTATCAAAGGACAGGGATCAATCACTGCCATCATCTCGGTGCTGGTCGACGGCGACGACCACAACGACCCGGTCGCCGATTCGGTACGCGGCATTCTCGACGGCCATGTCGTGCTCGACCGCGCCATTGCCGAACAGGGCCGCTACCCCCCGGTCAATCCGCTGTCGTCGATCTCGCGCCTCGCCGACAAGGCATGGAGCCCCGAGCAACGCATGCTGGTGACCAGGCTGAAGTCGATGATCTCGCGCTTCGAGGACACGCGCGACATCCGCCTGCTCGGCGCCTATCAGGGCGGCGCCGATGCCGGGCTCGATATTGCCGTGCGCCAGGTGCCGCTGATCTACGAGGCGCTGACGCAGTCGCCCAGGGATCGCGCCTCGAGCGACGCATTCTCCGACCTCGCCCGTCATCTGAAAGGCAAGCAAAGTGTCGATGCAGGAGACTGA
- a CDS encoding flagellin: MSSIMTNASALTALQSLNNTNKSLEQTQARISTGYRVATASDNAAYWSIATSMKSDNKANSAVQDALGLGAGKVDTAYTAINDVKDQVDLIKTKLVTARSASKEDQQKIATEINAIQAQIKSSVANANFAGSNLLQNDAAAASDLKIVAAYNRTGATVTIDTIDVKAADTQVLDVAGTGGIVGGLLAAAFFDPSTTAVTPAAIDTALGTVETALAKLSTGAASLGAAKSRIDTQKSFLSNLSDSIDKGVGALVDADMNKESTRLQALQVQQQLGIQALSIANGNSQSILSLFRG, encoded by the coding sequence ATGTCCAGTATCATGACGAACGCCTCGGCGCTGACCGCGCTGCAGAGCCTGAACAACACCAACAAATCCCTCGAGCAGACGCAGGCCCGCATCTCGACCGGCTACCGCGTTGCCACCGCTTCCGACAACGCCGCTTACTGGTCGATCGCGACCTCGATGAAGTCCGACAACAAGGCCAACTCGGCCGTGCAGGACGCCCTCGGCCTCGGCGCCGGCAAGGTTGACACCGCCTACACCGCCATCAACGACGTCAAGGACCAGGTCGACCTGATCAAGACCAAGCTGGTCACTGCCCGTAGCGCCTCGAAGGAAGACCAGCAGAAGATCGCGACCGAAATCAACGCCATCCAGGCGCAGATCAAGTCCTCGGTCGCCAACGCCAACTTCGCCGGCTCGAACCTGCTGCAGAACGACGCTGCCGCTGCGTCCGACCTGAAGATCGTTGCGGCTTACAACCGTACCGGCGCGACCGTCACCATCGACACCATCGACGTCAAGGCAGCCGATACGCAGGTTCTCGATGTCGCCGGCACGGGCGGCATCGTCGGCGGCCTGCTCGCCGCTGCCTTCTTCGACCCGAGCACCACGGCGGTTACCCCCGCCGCCATCGACACCGCGCTCGGCACTGTTGAAACCGCGCTTGCCAAGCTGTCCACCGGCGCTGCCTCGCTCGGCGCCGCCAAGTCGCGCATTGACACCCAGAAGAGCTTCCTGTCGAACCTGTCGGACTCGATCGACAAGGGCGTCGGCGCGCTGGTCGACGCCGACATGAACAAGGAATCGACGCGGCTGCAGGCCCTGCAGGTCCAGCAGCAGCTCGGCATCCAGGCGCTGTCGATCGCCAACGGCAACTCGCAGTCGATCCTGTCGCTCTTCCGCGGCTGA
- a CDS encoding flagellin, which produces MASIMTNASALTALQSLNNTNKQLETTQSRISTGYRVATASDNAAYWSIATTMKSDNKALSAVQDALGLGAGKVDTAYTAITDIKDQVDLIKAKLVTARSASKDDQQKIATEIKAIQDQIKSSVTNASYAGSNLLQNDAAATSDLKIVASYNRTGTTVAIDTIDVKAADTQVLDLPGTGGIVGALLATTFFDPSTTQVLPAAIDTALGAVETALAKLSTGAAYLGAAKSRIDTQKSFLSNLSDSIDKGVGALVDADMNKESTRLQALQVQQQLGIQSLSIANGNSQSILALFKQ; this is translated from the coding sequence TTGGCTAGCATCATGACGAACGCTTCGGCTCTGACCGCGCTGCAGAGCCTGAACAACACCAACAAGCAGCTTGAAACCACCCAGTCACGCATTTCGACCGGCTACCGCGTCGCCACCGCCAGCGACAACGCCGCCTACTGGTCGATCGCCACCACGATGAAGTCCGACAACAAGGCGCTTTCGGCCGTTCAGGACGCGCTTGGCCTCGGCGCCGGCAAGGTCGATACCGCCTACACCGCCATCACCGACATCAAGGACCAGGTCGACCTGATCAAGGCCAAGCTGGTCACTGCACGCAGCGCCAGCAAGGACGACCAGCAGAAGATCGCCACTGAGATCAAGGCTATCCAGGACCAGATCAAGTCGTCGGTCACCAACGCCTCCTATGCCGGCTCGAACCTGCTGCAGAACGACGCTGCTGCGACCTCCGACCTGAAGATCGTCGCGTCCTATAACCGCACCGGCACGACCGTCGCCATCGACACCATCGACGTCAAGGCGGCCGACACGCAGGTCCTCGATCTTCCCGGCACCGGCGGCATCGTCGGCGCTCTGCTGGCGACGACCTTCTTCGATCCCAGCACCACCCAGGTCCTCCCGGCGGCCATCGACACCGCACTCGGCGCCGTTGAAACGGCGCTTGCCAAGCTGTCCACGGGTGCCGCCTATCTCGGCGCCGCCAAGTCGCGCATCGATACCCAGAAGAGCTTCCTGTCGAACCTCTCGGACTCCATCGACAAGGGCGTCGGCGCGCTGGTCGACGCCGACATGAACAAGGAATCCACGCGGCTGCAGGCCCTCCAGGTCCAGCAGCAGCTCGGCATCCAGTCGCTGTCGATCGCCAACGGCAACTCGCAGTCGATCCTGGCGCTGTTCAAGCAGTAA
- the flgG gene encoding flagellar basal-body rod protein FlgG: MKALAIAATGMNAQQTNLEVIANNIANINTTGYKRARAEFSDLLYQVDRTQGVPNRSNSSLVPEGVSIGLGVKTTAVRNVHTQGELTSTGNSFDMALTGRGWFQIEGADGGTLYSRAGAFNTNATGQLVTVDGANVIPAITVPTDAIEVVVNKTGQVFARIDGQTDLQLLGQLQLANFANEAGLAPLGDNLFQETPASGPANVGVPGDPGFASVEQGYLEASNVDPVKEITELISAQRAYEMNSKVIQAADDMASVVSKNIR; this comes from the coding sequence GTGAAAGCACTCGCCATCGCAGCGACCGGCATGAATGCCCAGCAGACCAATCTGGAAGTGATCGCCAACAACATCGCCAACATCAACACCACCGGCTACAAGCGCGCGCGCGCCGAATTCTCCGACCTGCTCTACCAGGTCGACCGCACGCAGGGCGTGCCCAACCGCTCCAATTCATCGCTGGTGCCGGAAGGCGTGTCGATTGGCCTTGGCGTCAAGACGACGGCGGTGCGCAACGTCCATACCCAGGGCGAACTGACCTCGACCGGCAACAGTTTCGACATGGCGCTGACCGGCCGAGGCTGGTTCCAGATCGAGGGCGCCGACGGCGGCACACTCTACAGCCGCGCCGGCGCCTTCAACACCAACGCCACCGGCCAGCTGGTGACCGTCGACGGCGCCAACGTCATCCCGGCCATCACCGTGCCGACCGATGCCATCGAAGTCGTGGTCAACAAGACCGGCCAGGTCTTTGCCCGCATCGACGGCCAGACCGACCTCCAGCTGCTCGGCCAGCTGCAACTCGCCAACTTCGCCAATGAAGCCGGCCTGGCGCCGCTCGGCGATAATCTGTTCCAGGAAACGCCGGCCTCGGGCCCGGCCAATGTCGGCGTGCCCGGCGATCCCGGCTTCGCCTCGGTCGAGCAGGGTTATCTCGAGGCCTCCAACGTCGATCCTGTCAAGGAAATCACCGAGCTGATCTCGGCGCAGCGCGCCTATGAGATGAACTCCAAGGTCATCCAGGCCGCCGACGACATGGCCTCCGTCGTGTCCAAGAACATCAGGTAA